In Phyllopteryx taeniolatus isolate TA_2022b chromosome 13, UOR_Ptae_1.2, whole genome shotgun sequence, the following are encoded in one genomic region:
- the si:ch211-266g18.10 gene encoding trichohyalin isoform X3 translates to MADGAKSASGSPAEAACDSIKSKAGMVLNKLRVSVELLVALAALLCWLTVGVVMFDFVEYKAVPDIQHIMSDPVQAAYDAAEEVSNLVNKFQECAPDLSDPMSAATYALDEIAHAKDGFVRYFSDEEDVFYLSYVDPVVLGRQLFHSTSDCVCGVAASLRDTLCVAVDAVLYSIAQMSEGAIDLSFVDPVPWCRGLFSCANDFVCALLGSIQQLLCGVLDSALDLVKGSVNIKFLDPVTFGRNVVSVGNKIKDSLQEVMAVTTDGVVDIINDIQEVVYFSPSAALNRTAEIVADQYQMLVGAISGSLPDVAFDPAKAVEDVVLGLTDKRDLFVAYMSAMLVGDQAEPVTTPPEDVIPRKDESATPHSDRHMVRRKGEFLPPYVKVAEMMMMMMHAPKDRQQDAKDDIKASEKDKEEHVRLGASLGVREEEDVGDDEEEWQLQVNKEDQEEEKMERGDKEVDEEEVVLEEEEEADKESEAAEVLFIGEEEEESPLDNDEEEEDEEMTTFNASDDDAEAESTTEDEETPIVEEEEKEGEHEEVTTGVEDGEEEKDNEMTKNEEEGEEQTITNGDDEEEEEDEETPAIDDRDDGDEIAIADDEDEDLETATRDDHDKEEETEDDEEEETKNVDDEEEEEKDGEITIDEGETITEDEEGEEDEGTPTIDDQDEEEEGAKEETTIILDEEDEEKTTHDDDEEEEEEEYEEDNKIALTDEEEETLTIGCHDEEEEETTTLDEEEEDDGVEEEKTTEGDDEEDEDDEKTTLANEEEDTTRADDRDEEEEKTTTLDEEDDEITTVDDNDDDDEENTPEGDEEEDEDDAKTTLADEEEDARVDDHDEEEEKITTLDEEGDEITAVDDDDEEEKTTEDDNDEEEETTLGDEYEDEKTTTTDEEEEEEKEDEEEEAPTLESCVLTDDDEEDAESKPFEHDDDDGQDLHHDEENDLDENEENVPVPVPAQGRTSVQNHPGKHHTVVKEATKRHQAPREVKVVLKETTKEEKTDIKHEESLANKTGEEKPMEKLKAIVKLLSKKTKKLKEEPLRKKTIKKPKVEAKAAKDKMDLKKPWVINVSKVKMAEMAKEDKKNVRKPAKQEKEGLTEKLTKESPKEEIKDETLRKKAIPKTLNEVKGPVRKEKEVKKPQKEEKEGNEPSKKAKKEKEVKETIKVVKKPRKEVKAPYMKEKEVKPEKAEKEVKETSKEDKKPQKEEKEVKETMKVIKKPQKEEKEVKEPPKEVKKPPKEDVEAKTHSRKEKEVKKTQKEEKQVKETFMEAYKPPKEVKEPVRKEKAVKKHLKGEKEIKEPSRKEKEVMKPQKDDVEVKETSKGVMEPQREDNEVKEPSKEAKKPLEEDKKVKELSMKEKAVKKPHKEEKEVREPSRKGKEVKKQKKDIEVKEYSKEVKEPQKEDKEVKKPSKEAKKPLAEEKEAKQLSKEAKKPPKEFKEPSRKQTEVEEPPKEVKEPQKEAKKPPKEEKDIKEPSKEDKKPPKELKELSSTEKEVRKPKKEEKVKESTKDEMEEKGEVSKTLKDQKTVEALKEEPEPPPTEKPRRKLRTISALLKEVPEKPLREGKEEKRRPLEEVDKAHKEEKAIKEHPKEFKKPPKEEKEIKKPIKADRQANISSAELKEPEKPHEDKSEVKKSPRDVVEVRRHLKDKRKPSRRFFEVQKEENEAKNATKDKIEGKKPHAKVMIFRRTSKEHVEALKKPHKELINETENVKKPPKEEREPRKHLTEELEKQEVGATKVTTLEKEEKKPHEEHEVRKKYKDVKRSLRKQTKLLKPTRVEKDLKKPSQGVHEERKPLVGKEKTPPKVEVTIPHEEQISISLREEQDITIFLRKEKKLLKPSEEEKYLQKPSQEVPEANKPSDVKEEKKHPKEENKLPYKEDTRRSFREEMEVKRSIIRQTRLQTPTTVEKEPKKTPIEVPEEIKPSEVKEEKIPPKESRDEAMIHPKGAGEEKKPSRKEKPIKVADETEERKSSKVRPLSMRGKKMTKPPKQEKEEPEDIVSKEVKKPLKPIPTEPSKELSKQSKKEPQKLTRLLSKDVQDTTMTIEDTSDASKVDKQVKKTPKEQTPQKTADVSKRPLSLLRITKKQIASVFKKERVNFTKEAAPEVRKVAVKPKPTKKTDPKKKAEAVVVKIEQEGLAKNISVLKERVKIVPMKKVITRPEKKVQGSPAKTAEDVKLKSKPRAKAKVVPLKKVPLSGDKTEAKRKKAPSLLKTKKHETSKENQKPTAMTKEKAAEKTTKDVANDDRVLKEIQEKNKSAKEEQSKADSDDLVQEDELPYFQCFFVDEDEGQFPFYAFSPLQV, encoded by the exons ATGGCTGACG GGGCCAAAAGCGCCAGTGGGTCCCCAGCAGAAGCAGCATGTGACTCAATCAAGTCCAAAGCTGGGATGGTGCTGAACAAGCTTCGAGTGTCTGTGGAGCTGCTCGTCGCTCTGGCCGCTCTCTTGTGCTGGCTGACGGTGGGCGTGGTCATGTTTGACTTTGTGGAGTACAAGGCAGTACCAG ACATCCAGCACATCATGTCCGACCCGGTCCAAGCCGCGTATGATGCTGCGGAGGAAGTGTCCAATCTCGTAAACAAGTTCCAAG AATGCGCACCTGACTTAAGCGACCCCATGTCTGCAGCCACGTACGCGCTGGATGAAATAGCCCATGCCAAAGACGGATTTGTGCGTTATTTCTCCGACGAGGAAG ACGTCTTCTACCTGAGTTACGTGGATCCGGTGGTGTTGGGCAGACAACTTTTCCATTCCACCAGCGACTGTGTGTGCGGGGTGGCGGCGTCCCTCAGGGACACGCTTTGTGTTGCTGTGGACGCCGTGTTATACTCGATAGCTCAAATGAGTGAAG GTGCAATAGACCTGAGCTTCGTGGATCCAGTTCCGTGGTGCAGAGGCCTGTTCTCCTGCGCCAATGACTTTGTGTGCGCCCTGCTGGGCTCCATTCAGCAGCTCCTCTGTGGCGTCTTGGACTCTGCTCTGGATCTAGTTAAAG GAAGTGTCAACATCAAGTTTTTGGACCCTGTGACATTCGGCAGGAACGTCGTCAGtgttggaaataaaataaaggatAGCCTGCAGGAAGTGATGGCGGTCACCACAGACGGCGTAGTTGATATAATCAACG ACATACAGGAAGTGGTCTACTTCAGCCCCTCCGCCGCCCTGAACAGAACCGCCGAAATCGTCGCGGACCAGTACCAAATGCTCGTCGGCGCCATTTCTGGGTCCCTGCCTGACGTCGCCTTCGACCCCGCGAAAGCTGTGGAAGACGTCGTCCTGGGACTGACAGACAAGAGGGATTTGTTTGTGGCCTACATGTCCGCCATGCTTGTGGGTGATCAAG CTGAACCTGTCACTACGCCGCCTGAGGATGTCATCCCCAGAAAag ATGAAAGCGCAACACCTCACTCGGACAGACATATGGTGAGACGCAAAG GTGAATTTCTGCCGCCGTATGTAAAAG TTgcagagatgatgatgatgatgatgcacgCCCCGAAAGACCGCCAACAAGACGCTAAAGATGACATTAAAGCATCAGAGAAAGACAAGG AGGAACACGTCCGCCTTGGAGCGTCACTGGGCGTccgagaggaggaggatgtggGGGATGATGAAGAGGAATGGCAGCTGCAAGTAAATAAAGAGGACCAAGAGGAGGAGAAGATGGAAAGAGGGGACAAGGAGGTGGATGAAGAAGAAGTCGtgttggaggaggaggaggaggcggataAGGAAAGTGAAGCTGCAGAAGTCCTGTTCAttggggaggaggaagaggagagccCATTAGAcaatgatgaggaggaggaagatgaggagatGACAACCTTCAATGCTAGCGATGATGATGCAGAAGCAGAGTCAACAACAGAAGATGAAGAGACTCCAATTgtagaggaggaagagaaggaagGAGAACATGAGGAGGTGACCACTGGAGTTGAAGATGGGGAGGAGGAAAAGGACAATGAGATGACAAAAAATGAGGAAGAGGGGGAGGAGCAGACAATAACTAATGGtgacgatgaggaggaggaggaagatgaggagacACCGGCCATAGACGATCGTGATGACGGGGATGAAATAGCTATCGccgatgatgaggatgaagacCTGGAGACAGCAACCAGAGATGATCACGACAAGGAAGAGGAGACCgaagatgatgaggaggaggagacaaaaaatgttgatgatgaggaagaggaggaaaaggacGGGGAGATAACAATAGATGAGGGGGAGACAATAACTGAAgatgaggagggggaggaggatgAGGGGACACCAACCATAGATGATCaagacgaggaagaggagggggccaAAGAGGAGACGACAATAATATTAGATGAGGAGGACGAGGAAAAAACaactcatgatgatgatgaggaggaggaggaggaggagtatgAAGAAGACAATAAAATAGCATTAactgatgaagaggaggagaccCTAACCATAGGTTGTCacgatgaggaagaggaagagacTACAACATtagatgaggaggaagaagatgatggtGTTGAGGAGGAGAAAACAACTGAaggtgatgatgaagaggatgaAGACGATGAGAAAACAACCTTAGCTAATGAAGAGGAGGATACAACAAGAGCAGATGATCGtgacgaggaagaggagaagactACAACATTGGatgaggaagatgacgagatAACAACTGtagatgataatgatgatgatgatgaagagaaCACCCCTGAAGGtgacgaggaggaggatgaagatgatgcGAAAACAACCTTAGCAGATGAAGAAGAGGATGCAAGAGTAGATGATCAtgacgaggaagaggagaagatcaCAACATTAGATGAGGAAGGTGACGAGATAACAGCtgtagatgatgatgatgaagaggagaaAACAACTGAAGATGACaatgatgaggaggaagaaaCCACTTTAGGCGACGAGTATGAAGATGAGAAGACAACAACcacagatgaggaggaggaggaggagaaggaggacgaagaggaggaggcaccAACTTTGGAGTCTTGTGTCCTGACCGATGATGACGAGGAGGACGCTGAGAGTAAACCTTTCGAgcatgacgatgatgatggaCAGGACCTTCACCATGATGAGGAAAACGATTTGGATGAAAACGAAGAGAACGTTCCCGTTCCTGTTCCTGCGCAGGGACGCACGAGTGTTCAGAACCATCCcggcaaacaccacacag TTGTCAAAGAAGCAACGAAAAGACACCAGGCACCTAGAGAAGTTAAAGTTGTACTTAAAG aaacaacaaaagaagAGAAAACAGACATCAAACATGAGGAATCACTTGCAAACAAAACCGGTGAGGAAAAACCAATGGAGAAGCTCAAAGCCATCGTTAAACTCCTTTcaaaaaagactaaaaaattGAAAG AAGAACccctgaggaaaaaaacaataaagaagcCAAAAGTTGAGGCAAAGGCCGCCAAAGATAAAATGGATTTGAAGAAGCCATGGGTGATAAACGTTTCCAAAGTTAAAATGGCAGAAATGGCTAAGGAAGATAAGAAAAATGTGAGGAAACCTGCCAAACAAGAGAAGGAAGGTCTTACTGAGAAGCTTACAAAGGAGTCGCCAAAAGAAGAAATTAAAGATGAGACATTACGCAAGAAGGCGATCCCAAAAACTCTCAATGAAGTCAAAGGACCTGTTAGAAAAgagaaggaagtgaagaaacctCAGAAAGAAGAGAAAGAGGGCAACGAACCTTctaagaaagcaaaaaaagagaAGGAGGTCAAAGAAACTATTAAGGTTGTCAAGAAACCTCGGAAAGAAGTGAAAGCACCTTATATGAAAGAGAAAGAAGTAAAACCTGAAAAAGCTGAGAAGGAGGTCAAGGAAACTTCTAAAGAAGACAAGAAACCTCAGAAAGAAGAGAAGGAGGTCAAAGAAACTATGAAGGTCATCAAGAAACCTCAGAAAGAAGAGAAAGAAGTCAAAGAACCTCCTAAGGAAGTCAAGAAACCTCCAAAAGAAGATGTGGAGGCCAAAACACATTCTAGAAAAGAGAAGGAAGTCAAAAAAACCCAGAAAGAAGAGAAACAGGTAAAAGAAACTTTCATGGAAGCCTATAAACCACCAAAAGAAGTTAAAGAACCAGTCAGAAAAGAGAAGGCGGTCAAGAAACATCtgaaaggagagaaagagatCAAAGAACCTTCTAGAAAAGAGAAGGAAGTCATGAAACCTCAGAAAGATGATGTAGAGGTCAAAGAAACTTCAAAGGGAGTGATGGAGCCTCAGAGAGAAGACAATGAGGTCAAAGAACCTTCTAAGGAAGCCAAGAAACCTCTGGAAGAagataaaaaagtaaaagaactTTCTATGAAAGAGAAGGCAGTCAAGAAACCtcataaagaagaaaaagaggtcAGAGAACCTTCTAGAAAAGGGAAGGAAGTCAAGAAACAGAAAAAAGATATAGAGGTCAAAGAATATTCAAAGGAAGTCAAGGAGCCTCAGAAAGAAGACAAAGAGGTCAAAAAACCTTCTAAGGAAGCCAAGAAACCTCTGGCAGAAGAGAAAGAAGCCAAACAACTTTCTAAGGAAGCCAAGAAACCTCCAAAAGAATTTAAAGAACCTTCAAGAAAACAGACGGAAGTTGAGGAACCTCCAAAAGAAGTGAAAGAACCTCAGAAGGAAGCCAAGAAACCGCCCAAAGAAGAGAAAGATATCAAAGAACCTTCAAAGGAAGACAAGAAACCTCCAAAAGAACTCAAAGAATTGTCTAGTACAGAGAAGGAGGTCAGGAAACCTAAGAAAGAAGAGAAGGTCAAAGAATCTACCAAGGATGAGATGGAAGAGAAGGGTGAGGTCAGCAAAACTCTCAAAGATCAAAAGACTGTGGAAGCACTCAAAGAAGAACCTGAACCACCACCCACAGAGAAACCACGCAGAAAACTAAGAACCATCAGTGCATTACTCAAAGAAGTACCAGAGAAACCACTGAGAGAAGGCAAAGAAGAGAAGCGGCGTCCTCTAGAAGAAGTTGACAAAGCTCACAAAGAGGAGAAAGCCATAAAGGAACATCCCAAAGAATTTAAGAAACCTCCAAAGGAGGAGAAGGAAATCAAGAAACCCATCAAAGCAGATAGACAAGCAAATATATCTTCTGCAGAACTAAAAGAACCTGAGAAACCACATGAAGACAAGTCAGAAGTTAAGAAATCTCCCAGGGATGTTGTAGAAGTCAGGAGACATCTCAAAGACAAGAGAAAGCCTTCTAGAAGATTTTTCGAAGTCCAGAAAGAAGAGAACGAAGCAAAGAATGCTACCAAAGATAAAATAGAAGGAAAGAAACCTCATGCAAAAGTGATGATTTTCAGGAGAACTTCCAAAGAGCACGTGGAAGCTCTCAAGAAACCACACAAAGAACTTATCAATGAAACAGAAAACGTCAAGAAGCCTCCCAAAGAGGAAAGGGAACCCAGGAAACATCTTACAGAAGAGCTAGAGAAACAAGAGGTTGGGGCTACCAAGGTTACCACACTGgaaaaagaggagaagaagCCACATGAAGAACATGAAGTCAGGAAAAAGTATAAGGACGTCAAGAGATCTCTAAGAAAACAGACAAAGCTCCTGAAACCAACCAGAGTTGAGAAAGACCTCAAGAAACCATCTCAAGGAGTCCACGAGGAGCGTAAACCCCTCGTGGGAAAGGAGAAGACACCTCCCAAGGTAGAGGTGACGATACCACATGAAGAACAAATCAGCATATCTTTGAGAGAGGAGCAAGACATCACAATATTTCTcagaaaagagaaaaagctCCTCAAACCAAgcgaagaagaaaaatatctcCAGAAACCTTCTCAAGAAGTCCCAGAGGCGAATAAACCCTCTGACGTGAAAGAGGAGAAGAAACATCCTAAAGAAGAGAACAAGTTACCATATAAAGAAGACACCAGGAGATCTTTCAGAGAGGAGATGGAAGTCAAAAGATCTATCATAAGACAGACTAGGCTCCAGACACCGACCACAGTGGAGAAAGAACCCAAGAAAACACCCATAGAAGTCCCTGAGGAGATTAAACCCTCTGAGGTGAAAGAGGAGAAGATTCCGCCCAAAGAATCTCGTGACGAAGCAATGATACACCCTAAAGGAGCGGGTGAAGAAAAGAAACCTTCCAGGAAAGAAAAACCAATCAAGGTGGCGGATGAAACAGAAGAAAGGAAATCATCGAAAGTGCGTCCTCTCtctatgagggggaaaaaaatgacgaaACCTCCCAAACAGGAGAAGGAAGAACCTGAAGACATTGTTTCCAAAGAAGTCAAGAAGCCCTTAAAGCCAATACCAACGGAACCCTCTAAAGAGCTTTCAAAACAATCCAAAAAGGAACCACAGAAGTTGACCAGGCTGCTCTCGAAAGATGTCCAAGACACAACAATGACCATTGAAGATACAAGTGACGCCTCCAAAGTGGACAAACAAGTCAAGAAGACTCCCAAAGAACAAACTCCACAGAAGACAG CCGACGTATCCAAGAGACCGCTCAGCTTGCTGAGAATCACCAAAAAGCAAATAGCCTCTGTCTTCAAAAAGGAacgtgtcaactttacaaaagAAGCAG CCCCAGAAGTTCGTAAGGTGGCAGTCAAACCAAAACCTACAAAGAAAA CTGATCCAAAGAAAAAAGCCGAAGCAGTCGTCGTGAAAATAG AACAAGAAGGTCttgcaaaaaacatttctgtgcTGAAGGAGAGAGTGAAAATAGTCCCAATGAAGAAAg TTATCACAAGGCCAGAAAAGAAAGTCCAGGGGTCACCTGCCAAGACAG CTGAAGACgtcaaactcaagtcaaaaccAAGAG CAAAAGCGAAAGTGGTGCCACTCAAGAAAG tgcctCTCTCAGGCGACAAGACTGaagcaaagaggaaaaaggcCCCATCCCTCCTCAAGACAAAAA AGCACGAGACCtccaaagaaaaccaaaagccCACAGCAATGACAAAAG AAAAAGCAGCGGAGAAGACAACCAAAGATGTGGCAAACG ATGATAGAGTTCTGAAAGAgatacaagaaaaaa ATAAATCTGCAAAGGAGGAGCAATCAAAAG CGGACTCAGACGACTTAGTCCAGGAAG ACGAGCTGCCATATTTCCAGTGTTTCTTTGTGGACGAGGACGAAGGCCAGTTTCCCTTCTACGCATTCTCGCCGCTGCAGGTTTGA